A portion of the Limosilactobacillus reuteri genome contains these proteins:
- a CDS encoding IS1182 family transposase: MYQNYITGQTEFVLNYDYNVPSRHIVRMIDAFVDSIPQEILLDDKVATTGRPLSHPAIMLKILLFAYSRQTYSGRKIELMLEENLPMRWLARDHTYSYHTINNFRQSQHANNLIKRSFVYFTMALKDHGLIQSDAFFIDGTKLEADANKYSFTWRRAVEKYHAKLKEKTIKLYEDLVEKRVVKAMSPELVETANGMALMAENIDDKISELNEEIAQEPKVIKGGSVKKRRRRFLKKIRRQLKEDFIPRANKYEEAEDIFKGRNSFSKTDHDATFMCMKEDPMKNRELKPGYNLQIATHNQFVLDYALYSNPTDTRTLVPFLAQFHSLDFFDHIVADAGYGSEYNYTTIIDQFEKQPVIPYTTYQKEQKRKYKTDPTKSQNWQYNAEDDYYIDHLGVRFSFYRYSRRIDKYGFKRDFKLYRADKHQLSVQLDQLAKTPSGRQRYMQVNPTWNYYKAKVKATLSSDEGKAIYRRRKYDVEPVFGHMKRDFGVRRTHLRGQRAVENDTGFTLMAMNLTKLGKLVAQAGTKLIEKGKIRTIISGKSKIMVRILIFRGRNLIVNSQPLLF; this comes from the coding sequence ATGTATCAAAATTATATCACAGGGCAAACAGAATTCGTACTAAATTATGATTATAATGTTCCATCAAGACATATTGTACGTATGATTGATGCTTTTGTAGATTCGATTCCACAAGAAATTTTATTGGATGACAAAGTAGCGACTACCGGTCGCCCACTTTCTCATCCAGCGATTATGCTTAAAATTTTATTATTTGCCTATTCACGTCAAACTTATTCTGGTCGGAAAATTGAGTTGATGCTTGAAGAGAATTTACCAATGCGTTGGTTGGCACGTGATCATACCTATAGTTACCATACAATTAATAATTTTCGCCAAAGTCAACACGCTAATAATTTAATCAAACGTTCTTTTGTGTACTTTACGATGGCATTAAAGGATCACGGACTAATTCAAAGTGATGCTTTCTTTATTGATGGGACAAAGCTTGAGGCAGATGCCAATAAGTATTCATTTACTTGGCGTCGAGCTGTTGAAAAATATCATGCAAAATTAAAAGAAAAAACAATCAAACTTTACGAAGATTTAGTCGAAAAACGGGTAGTTAAAGCGATGAGTCCAGAACTAGTGGAAACCGCTAATGGAATGGCTCTTATGGCTGAAAATATTGATGATAAAATCAGTGAATTGAATGAAGAAATAGCTCAAGAACCTAAAGTAATCAAGGGTGGTTCAGTTAAGAAACGACGACGCCGTTTCTTAAAAAAGATTCGTCGACAATTAAAAGAAGACTTTATACCTCGTGCTAATAAGTATGAAGAAGCAGAAGATATTTTTAAGGGCCGCAATAGCTTTTCAAAAACAGATCATGATGCCACATTCATGTGTATGAAAGAAGATCCAATGAAAAACCGAGAATTGAAACCTGGATACAACTTACAAATCGCTACCCACAATCAATTTGTTCTTGATTATGCCTTATATTCTAATCCGACAGATACTAGAACATTAGTACCATTTCTTGCTCAATTTCATTCTTTAGATTTCTTTGATCATATCGTGGCTGATGCAGGGTATGGTAGTGAATATAATTACACGACAATTATTGATCAGTTTGAAAAACAGCCTGTTATTCCATATACGACTTACCAAAAGGAACAGAAACGAAAATACAAAACTGATCCAACTAAATCACAAAACTGGCAATATAATGCCGAAGATGATTATTACATTGACCATCTAGGAGTTCGTTTTAGTTTTTATCGTTACAGTCGAAGAATTGATAAATATGGATTTAAACGTGATTTTAAACTTTATCGGGCAGATAAACATCAATTATCAGTACAATTAGATCAATTAGCGAAAACACCAAGTGGACGTCAACGCTATATGCAAGTTAATCCAACTTGGAATTACTATAAAGCTAAAGTTAAAGCAACCCTCTCAAGTGACGAAGGTAAGGCAATTTATCGTCGACGTAAGTACGACGTTGAACCCGTTTTCGGTCACATGAAGAGGGATTTTGGCGTACGCCGAACACATTTACGTGGGCAACGCGCTGTGGAAAATGACACCGGATTTACACTAATGGCTATGAATTTAACAAAATTGGGAAAGTTAGTAGCTCAAGCAGGGACAAAATTAATTGAAAAAGGAAAAATCCGAACCATAATTTCTGGAAAATCAAAAATTATGGTTCGGATTTTAATATTCAGAGGAAGGAATTTAATAGTTAATTCCCAGCCTCTTTTATTTTAA
- the gndA gene encoding NADP-dependent phosphogluconate dehydrogenase: MSDQKAQIGVVGLAVMGKNLALNIESRGFTVGVYNRHRNRTDDMMRDHSDKKLVPSYTVKEFVDSLEKPRRILMMVKAGKPTDALIDELLPLLDKGDVLIDGGNTNFHDTMARNAKLDKSGINFIGMGVSGGELGALHGPSLMPGGQKEAYDLVAPILTKIAAKAEEDGKPCVAYIGPNGAGHYVKMVHNGIEYGDEELIDESYNIMRNVLKMPVDDIAKTFAEWNKGELSSYLVDITADILTRKDDLGDDKSKPIVDMILDRGANKGTGKWSSMTALDGGAPQSVITEAVYARYISMMKDERVQASKELPVETEAISIDDKKEMIEKVRQALYFGKLMSYAQGFEQMRIDSERYDWNLKYGELAQIWRAGCIIRAQFLQNITDAFTKNPDLKNLLLDDYFKDIAKKYQKATRDVVALAVKAGIPVPSLSAAISYYDSYRSEVLPANLLQAQRDYFGAHTYERTDRPGNFHYSWYEEQ; this comes from the coding sequence ATGTCTGATCAAAAAGCACAAATTGGTGTTGTTGGTTTAGCTGTTATGGGTAAGAACCTTGCACTAAACATCGAAAGTCGTGGCTTCACGGTTGGTGTATACAACCGTCACCGTAACCGTACTGACGATATGATGCGTGACCACAGCGATAAGAAGTTAGTACCTAGCTACACTGTTAAGGAATTCGTAGACTCACTAGAAAAGCCTCGTCGGATTCTTATGATGGTTAAGGCCGGTAAGCCAACTGATGCTCTTATCGACGAATTATTGCCATTACTTGACAAGGGTGATGTTTTAATCGATGGTGGTAACACTAACTTCCACGATACTATGGCTCGTAACGCTAAGTTAGACAAGTCTGGTATCAACTTCATCGGAATGGGTGTTTCCGGTGGTGAATTAGGTGCCCTCCATGGTCCTTCACTTATGCCAGGTGGTCAAAAAGAAGCCTATGACTTAGTTGCTCCAATCCTTACTAAGATTGCTGCTAAGGCTGAAGAAGATGGCAAGCCATGTGTTGCTTACATTGGACCAAATGGTGCTGGTCACTATGTTAAGATGGTTCACAACGGTATCGAATACGGTGATGAAGAATTAATCGACGAAAGTTACAACATCATGCGTAACGTATTAAAGATGCCTGTTGATGATATTGCTAAGACTTTTGCTGAATGGAACAAGGGTGAATTAAGCAGTTACCTTGTTGACATTACTGCTGATATCCTTACTCGTAAGGATGACCTTGGCGACGACAAGAGCAAGCCTATTGTTGACATGATCCTTGACCGTGGTGCTAACAAGGGTACTGGTAAGTGGAGTTCAATGACTGCCCTTGATGGTGGTGCTCCTCAATCAGTTATTACAGAAGCTGTTTACGCTCGTTACATTTCAATGATGAAAGACGAACGTGTACAAGCAAGCAAGGAATTGCCTGTTGAAACTGAAGCTATTTCAATCGACGACAAGAAGGAAATGATTGAAAAAGTACGTCAAGCTCTTTACTTCGGTAAGCTTATGAGTTACGCACAAGGTTTCGAACAAATGCGGATCGACTCCGAACGTTACGACTGGAACCTTAAGTACGGTGAATTAGCTCAAATCTGGCGTGCAGGATGCATTATTCGTGCACAATTCTTACAAAACATTACTGATGCCTTCACTAAGAACCCAGACTTGAAGAACTTGCTTCTTGATGATTACTTCAAGGACATTGCTAAGAAGTACCAAAAGGCAACTCGTGACGTTGTTGCTCTTGCTGTTAAGGCTGGTATTCCTGTTCCTTCACTTAGTGCTGCTATTAGTTACTACGACTCATACCGTTCAGAAGTGCTTCCTGCTAACTTGCTCCAAGCTCAACGTGACTACTTCGGTGCTCACACTTACGAACGTACTGACCGTCCTGGTAACTTCCACTACAGCTGGTACGAAGAACAATAA
- a CDS encoding universal stress protein gives MDQEYQNILVPVDGSQESEFALHRAIAIAKRNGAHIDILNVIDTRAMAYNFAGMSDGSIAYQLVDKSKQYLDELLKNAKDKDGFDNLDIHIRLGNPKTIISFDFPRDHHNDMIIIGASGLSRMQRAVMGSVTSYVKRNAPVDVLVVRTDVDQVK, from the coding sequence ATGGATCAAGAATACCAAAACATCCTAGTTCCAGTTGATGGTTCTCAGGAATCAGAATTTGCATTGCACCGCGCAATTGCAATCGCAAAGCGTAATGGTGCCCATATAGATATTTTAAATGTAATCGATACACGAGCAATGGCTTATAACTTTGCTGGTATGTCAGATGGAAGTATTGCTTATCAATTAGTTGATAAATCAAAGCAATACCTTGATGAATTGTTGAAAAATGCCAAGGATAAGGATGGCTTTGATAATCTTGATATCCACATTCGTCTTGGTAATCCAAAGACAATTATTTCGTTTGACTTCCCTCGTGACCACCACAACGACATGATTATTATCGGTGCTAGTGGATTATCACGGATGCAACGAGCCGTAATGGGTTCAGTTACGTCATACGTAAAGCGTAATGCACCTGTTGATGTGTTGGTTGTCCGGACTGATGTAGATCAGGTTAAATAG
- a CDS encoding CynX/NimT family MFS transporter, with product MNFLEKIKKHSPLLILGLFFLGVCMRMPITAIPSVIKDIAQTFNVETTSLGILTTIPLLCFGLLSSVVSALAQRIGNELTIELAMILMFIGSYLRILNFSSLMIGTILVGAAITCINVLLPAIISDKLPNQIGSVTGMYNVAMTLFAAIGAYAITPITHATSWQTAVIIISIVALIAAIIWIPNLRYNQRATNESNSTDRGTNMWKNANAWWLLLFFGGQCFVFYSIVAWLPTIAMDAGLSSDNASLVAGLLQLLSMPFAFAIPVIATKMKNRQPIMLFAGTISLIGTGMMFFPVNSLVYYIFVALFLGAGTTTTFVLAMTLFGLKTKSSTDTRNLSGMVQSVGYLISALGPIVVGNLYSQTHNWFASLIVIAIAAIFFTVCGVIAERKQFV from the coding sequence ATGAATTTTTTGGAAAAAATTAAAAAGCATAGCCCACTTCTAATTCTCGGACTATTTTTCCTTGGAGTTTGTATGCGTATGCCGATTACAGCAATACCATCTGTCATTAAAGACATTGCACAAACTTTTAACGTTGAAACTACTAGCTTAGGAATTTTAACAACTATTCCACTACTTTGTTTCGGATTACTATCATCAGTAGTTTCAGCACTCGCTCAACGAATTGGTAATGAATTAACGATTGAGTTAGCAATGATTTTAATGTTTATTGGTTCCTATCTACGAATTTTAAATTTCTCATCGTTAATGATTGGAACTATACTAGTCGGGGCTGCCATCACTTGTATTAACGTCTTATTACCTGCAATTATTTCTGATAAGTTGCCAAATCAAATTGGTAGTGTAACAGGGATGTATAATGTCGCAATGACTTTATTTGCTGCAATTGGTGCTTACGCAATTACCCCAATTACCCACGCTACTAGTTGGCAAACAGCTGTTATCATTATTAGTATCGTTGCTTTAATTGCTGCAATTATCTGGATACCAAACTTACGCTATAACCAACGCGCCACTAACGAAAGCAATTCTACCGATCGTGGAACTAACATGTGGAAAAACGCAAACGCATGGTGGTTGCTCTTATTCTTTGGTGGACAATGTTTCGTCTTCTATAGTATCGTTGCCTGGTTGCCTACAATTGCCATGGATGCCGGATTAAGCAGCGATAATGCAAGTTTAGTTGCTGGATTATTACAGTTATTGTCAATGCCATTTGCCTTTGCAATCCCCGTAATTGCTACTAAGATGAAGAATCGGCAACCAATTATGCTATTTGCGGGAACCATTTCTTTAATTGGAACTGGAATGATGTTCTTCCCAGTAAATTCTCTTGTTTATTATATATTTGTTGCCCTATTTCTTGGTGCCGGTACAACTACTACTTTCGTTCTTGCAATGACTTTGTTCGGACTAAAGACCAAGAGTTCCACTGATACCCGAAACCTTTCTGGGATGGTCCAATCAGTAGGATACTTAATTTCTGCATTAGGCCCTATCGTTGTCGGGAACCTTTATTCACAAACACATAATTGGTTTGCAAGTTTAATCGTGATTGCTATTGCCGCTATCTTCTTTACAGTCTGTGGTGTAATAGCAGAACGTAAACAATTTGTTTAA
- the zwf gene encoding glucose-6-phosphate dehydrogenase produces the protein MATENKAVITLFGATGDLAKRKLYTALFKLYQKGYLADHFALLGTSRRPLTDEEFQQIVRESISNIPETEDGQAEAFSKHFFYKSHDVTKPEHYEILKQRLAELDEQFGAEGNRLFYMSMAPQFFGTIALNLKKQGLLTDNGFNRLVIEKPFGRDFESAKKLNDELSQTFSENQIFRIDHYLGKEMVQNIHALRFGNTMIESLWNNRYIDNIQVTLSEKLGVEERAGYYDQSGALRDMVQNHIMQIVAQLAMEQPVAFTDADVRVEKIKALRSLRLYTPSEAAANFVRGQYDAGEGTNAYRHEDGVDPESGTETFVAAKLMFDNYRWSGVPFYVRTGKKLADKFTRIDVVFKKPLIDIFANPRSESDQSLNSNVLTIFVEPNSGFAIQLNAKRAGQGFTTEPVDLRFLQSDSDKKESPEPYERLFHDALEGNHTNFASWAEIAYAWKFVDVIRKLWDIEKPQFPNYTPGSMGPAASDELLARDGRKWVYRLNH, from the coding sequence TTGGCTACAGAAAATAAGGCTGTCATTACATTATTTGGTGCGACTGGTGACCTTGCAAAGCGTAAACTTTATACTGCTTTGTTCAAGTTATATCAAAAGGGTTACCTAGCTGACCATTTTGCATTACTAGGAACTTCCCGTCGTCCATTAACTGACGAAGAATTCCAACAAATCGTTCGTGAATCTATTAGCAACATTCCAGAAACTGAGGATGGCCAAGCAGAAGCATTCTCAAAACACTTTTTCTACAAGTCACATGATGTTACTAAGCCAGAACATTACGAAATCCTTAAGCAACGCCTTGCTGAATTAGATGAACAATTTGGCGCTGAAGGCAACCGTCTCTTCTACATGTCAATGGCACCACAATTCTTTGGTACTATTGCATTGAACTTGAAGAAACAAGGATTATTAACTGACAATGGCTTTAACCGTCTTGTTATTGAAAAGCCATTTGGTCGTGATTTTGAATCTGCTAAGAAGCTTAACGATGAATTATCACAAACATTTAGTGAAAATCAAATTTTCCGGATTGACCACTACCTTGGTAAGGAAATGGTGCAAAACATTCATGCATTACGTTTTGGTAACACCATGATTGAATCACTCTGGAATAACCGCTACATTGATAACATCCAAGTAACATTGAGTGAAAAACTTGGGGTTGAAGAACGTGCCGGTTACTATGATCAATCTGGTGCATTACGTGATATGGTACAAAACCACATCATGCAAATTGTTGCCCAATTAGCCATGGAACAACCAGTTGCATTTACCGATGCTGATGTTCGAGTTGAAAAGATTAAGGCTCTTCGTAGTCTTCGTCTCTACACACCATCAGAAGCAGCTGCTAACTTTGTCCGTGGGCAATATGATGCTGGTGAGGGAACTAATGCTTACCGTCATGAAGATGGTGTTGATCCAGAATCTGGTACTGAAACCTTTGTTGCTGCTAAGTTAATGTTTGATAACTATCGTTGGTCTGGTGTACCATTCTACGTTCGGACTGGTAAGAAGCTAGCAGACAAGTTTACTCGTATTGATGTTGTCTTCAAGAAGCCATTAATCGATATCTTTGCTAACCCCCGTTCTGAAAGTGACCAATCCCTTAACTCAAACGTATTAACTATTTTTGTTGAACCTAACTCAGGTTTTGCAATCCAATTAAATGCTAAGCGTGCAGGTCAAGGCTTCACGACAGAACCTGTTGATTTACGCTTCTTGCAAAGTGATTCTGATAAGAAAGAATCTCCAGAACCATATGAACGTCTTTTCCATGATGCACTTGAAGGTAACCACACAAACTTTGCTTCATGGGCTGAAATTGCTTATGCATGGAAGTTTGTCGATGTTATCCGTAAGCTTTGGGATATTGAAAAGCCTCAATTCCCTAACTACACTCCTGGTTCCATGGGTCCAGCAGCTTCTGACGAACTCTTGGCTCGTGATGGACGTAAGTGGGTTTATCGTTTAAATCATTAG
- a CDS encoding low temperature requirement protein A, translating into MADEITKRVSLVELFYDLVFVYMVSRATEMIHHLHHGIVGLPVLGIFAIVVIVFINSWMVQMVFTNRYGKLSGTNVIFSFVDMAILLYMSNSFSTTFDWHLAIFFIAAGLLSLTLCIQYVLVYFQSEKKIDKQITRAFARILIFRTVTLFIGGIFYQSRVGVGIAFAGIIISWIAPGFTGKYTKHHPIIFSHLLERLTALIIVMFGETIVGIADYFTAANFSIQSILIFTTVAALFFTYIVEFDHLINEHQRHETGNLMIYLHYFILFGLSLITVAMKFIDDAEAHPRFAVTCMYLGFALFYIGLAIANYYNKVKVNKTVVSIFIVSTIAGFGISWFYSAFTPVVIIMTAVTLINAVTLTRFRIKYVD; encoded by the coding sequence GTGGCAGATGAAATTACTAAGCGTGTTTCCTTGGTAGAATTATTTTACGATTTAGTGTTCGTTTACATGGTTTCTCGAGCAACAGAAATGATTCACCACTTGCACCATGGGATTGTTGGATTACCGGTTTTAGGAATCTTTGCGATTGTCGTGATTGTATTTATTAATTCCTGGATGGTTCAGATGGTCTTTACAAATCGGTATGGGAAGCTGTCGGGAACAAATGTTATCTTTTCGTTCGTCGATATGGCAATTCTCTTGTATATGTCAAATTCGTTTTCAACAACATTTGATTGGCATTTAGCAATTTTTTTCATAGCTGCAGGGTTGTTATCGTTAACGTTATGTATCCAATATGTTTTAGTTTACTTTCAATCAGAAAAGAAGATAGATAAACAGATTACGCGAGCATTTGCTAGGATTTTAATTTTTAGGACTGTTACGCTTTTTATCGGTGGGATTTTTTATCAAAGCAGAGTTGGAGTGGGGATTGCTTTTGCTGGTATTATTATCAGTTGGATTGCGCCTGGCTTTACCGGAAAATATACAAAGCATCATCCCATCATCTTTTCGCACTTGCTAGAACGGCTTACGGCATTAATTATCGTGATGTTTGGTGAGACGATTGTCGGTATTGCTGATTACTTTACCGCTGCAAATTTCTCAATTCAATCTATTCTTATTTTTACTACAGTTGCAGCGCTATTCTTTACCTACATTGTTGAATTTGACCATTTAATTAATGAACATCAACGTCATGAGACCGGAAATTTAATGATCTATCTTCATTACTTTATTTTATTTGGTCTTAGCCTAATAACTGTGGCAATGAAATTTATTGATGATGCAGAGGCACATCCGCGATTTGCGGTAACTTGCATGTACCTGGGTTTTGCCTTGTTTTATATTGGCCTTGCAATTGCTAACTATTACAATAAGGTAAAAGTAAATAAAACCGTTGTAAGTATTTTTATTGTTTCAACAATTGCCGGTTTTGGAATTTCCTGGTTTTATTCAGCGTTTACGCCTGTGGTTATTATTATGACTGCTGTAACGTTGATTAATGCTGTAACGTTAACAAGATTTAGAATAAAATATGTAGATTAA
- a CDS encoding glycoside-pentoside-hexuronide (GPH):cation symporter: protein MDAKIDTAQKDPHVVRSRLAYSLGAFGHDAFFVLLSTYFMMYVTGHLFTSSDKHFDNKMVWYVTMIIMVLRIVELLIDPLIGNAIDRTNTRWGKFKPWVVGGGIISAILLAALFTPLGGLNTSNPVLYLIIFAIIYIVMDVFYSFNDVGFWSMVPAMSFDSHERDKIATFARVGSTIGGQIIGFVIMPMVLFFSVNQNGGTGDDRGWFIFAAIVAAISAITAIGVGMFTHEQKSLLRENKEQTKFKDILKILVKNDQLLAIAMSYLFFTTGQTLLNSFELYYFTYILGNSKAFSILGGLNTIVGVISVFAFPLFSGKIGRHKLFYGAASIEVLGALIFAFAGKSLALVLLGAELFFIPQPIIFLVVLMTITDSVEYGQLKLGHRDESLTLSVRPLLDKFGGAVANGVVGAATVAAGMTGGATAATVTAHGVSIFKVYMFLIPIALILVGIIIFALKVKLDEKSHAQIVAKLEQTWGKQFNNDNDTTSESTPTPQPGVTDITSPVAGTLVNLKDVNDENFASGNMGKGFAIKPSDGKVIAPFSGTVRATFSTRHAIGLESDNGIMLLIHVGIDTVKLRGTGFISYFDKDQHFDKGDELMEFWDPAIKKAGLDDTVMVTVTNSKDFDIKLLKDAGEKVTTTDIVMEVTKK, encoded by the coding sequence ATGGATGCAAAAATTGATACTGCACAGAAAGACCCACATGTTGTCCGCTCTCGTTTAGCCTATTCTTTAGGTGCATTCGGACATGACGCTTTCTTTGTATTACTTTCTACTTATTTCATGATGTATGTTACTGGACACTTGTTTACTTCGAGTGATAAACACTTTGATAACAAGATGGTCTGGTACGTCACAATGATCATCATGGTTTTACGAATCGTTGAATTACTTATTGACCCATTAATTGGTAACGCAATTGATCGTACTAATACACGTTGGGGAAAATTTAAACCATGGGTTGTTGGTGGTGGTATTATTTCTGCCATCTTACTTGCCGCCCTCTTTACCCCGCTTGGTGGCTTAAACACGAGTAATCCAGTCCTTTACTTAATCATCTTTGCTATTATTTATATTGTTATGGATGTGTTTTACTCGTTTAATGACGTTGGTTTCTGGTCAATGGTTCCAGCAATGTCATTCGATTCACATGAACGGGATAAAATAGCTACCTTTGCCCGGGTTGGTTCAACTATCGGTGGTCAGATTATCGGATTTGTCATCATGCCAATGGTTCTGTTCTTCTCTGTAAACCAAAATGGTGGTACCGGTGATGACCGTGGTTGGTTCATCTTTGCCGCAATTGTCGCTGCAATTTCAGCAATTACTGCTATTGGTGTTGGGATGTTTACTCACGAACAAAAGTCATTGCTTCGTGAAAACAAGGAACAAACTAAGTTCAAGGATATCCTTAAGATCTTAGTAAAGAATGATCAGCTTCTTGCTATCGCTATGTCTTATCTATTCTTTACTACTGGTCAAACACTATTAAATAGTTTTGAACTTTACTACTTTACTTATATTCTTGGTAATTCTAAGGCTTTCTCTATCCTTGGTGGTTTGAACACAATTGTCGGTGTTATCTCAGTATTTGCTTTCCCATTATTCTCTGGAAAGATCGGTCGACACAAACTATTCTATGGTGCTGCTTCAATCGAAGTGCTTGGTGCATTGATCTTTGCCTTTGCCGGTAAGTCATTAGCATTAGTTCTTCTCGGTGCTGAATTATTCTTCATTCCACAACCAATTATCTTCTTAGTTGTTCTTATGACAATTACTGACTCTGTTGAATATGGTCAATTAAAATTAGGACACCGTGATGAATCACTTACCTTATCGGTTCGTCCATTACTAGATAAGTTTGGTGGAGCAGTTGCTAACGGTGTTGTTGGAGCTGCTACTGTTGCTGCCGGTATGACTGGTGGTGCTACTGCAGCTACTGTTACCGCTCATGGAGTAAGCATCTTTAAGGTTTACATGTTCTTAATTCCGATTGCTTTAATTCTTGTCGGTATTATCATCTTTGCACTCAAAGTTAAACTTGATGAAAAGTCACATGCTCAAATCGTTGCTAAGCTTGAACAAACTTGGGGTAAGCAATTTAACAATGATAACGACACGACAAGCGAATCTACTCCTACCCCACAACCTGGCGTTACTGATATTACATCACCAGTTGCCGGTACGCTTGTTAACTTAAAAGACGTTAACGATGAAAACTTTGCTTCTGGTAACATGGGTAAAGGATTCGCTATAAAACCATCTGATGGTAAAGTAATTGCTCCATTTAGCGGAACAGTACGAGCAACCTTCTCTACTCGTCACGCAATCGGACTTGAATCTGACAATGGTATTATGTTACTGATCCACGTTGGTATTGATACCGTTAAACTTCGGGGTACTGGATTCATTAGTTACTTTGATAAGGATCAACACTTTGACAAAGGTGACGAATTAATGGAATTCTGGGACCCAGCAATCAAGAAAGCGGGCCTTGATGATACTGTCATGGTAACAGTCACTAACAGTAAAGACTTCGATATTAAATTATTGAAGGATGCTGGTGAAAAGGTAACTACTACTGATATCGTTATGGAAGTTACTAAAAAGTAA
- a CDS encoding IS30 family transposase translates to MTYKHLTTRELTLIADFWYQGTKAYRAAKLLQRSQETIYRVYRFLNDGKTIDQYLQTYQRHKRRCGRKQTQLPTIEVNYIHAQIKAGWTPDTIIGRHEHPISCSMRTLYRMFARNQYGFSVKQLPMKGKRHPNGYVEHRGKAGQLGRSIYQRYRDFPHYQHEFGHFEADTVQGKAHRGAVMTLVERQSKVMIVLNIHHKTDEAVNCQLDQWLAKLPRHFVKSITFDNGKEFAGWREIANKYDLHTYFAEVGAPNQRGLNENNNGLLRRDGLSKKLDFRDLPDELVTQLMHRRNNIPRKSLNYRTPLEVFLSHVTEEQLSPFF, encoded by the coding sequence ATGACCTATAAACATCTTACCACACGTGAATTAACTCTCATAGCTGATTTTTGGTATCAAGGTACTAAAGCTTATCGGGCTGCTAAATTACTTCAGCGTAGTCAAGAAACCATCTATCGTGTTTATCGTTTCCTCAACGACGGTAAAACCATCGACCAATATCTTCAGACTTATCAGCGACATAAGCGTCGTTGTGGTCGGAAGCAGACCCAACTGCCAACTATCGAAGTTAACTATATCCATGCGCAAATCAAGGCAGGTTGGACTCCTGATACTATTATTGGTCGTCATGAACACCCAATTAGCTGCAGTATGCGCACCCTTTATCGCATGTTTGCCCGCAATCAGTATGGCTTTTCCGTTAAACAGCTACCGATGAAAGGAAAACGCCATCCCAATGGCTATGTGGAACATCGTGGTAAAGCTGGCCAATTAGGACGCAGTATCTATCAACGATATCGTGATTTTCCGCATTACCAACATGAATTTGGGCACTTTGAAGCTGATACAGTTCAAGGTAAAGCTCACCGCGGAGCGGTAATGACGCTAGTAGAGCGACAATCCAAAGTAATGATTGTCCTTAATATTCATCATAAAACAGACGAAGCAGTGAATTGCCAGCTTGATCAATGGCTCGCTAAACTGCCACGTCACTTTGTTAAATCAATTACTTTTGATAACGGGAAAGAATTTGCTGGATGGCGAGAAATAGCCAATAAGTATGATCTTCACACCTATTTTGCGGAAGTCGGTGCTCCCAATCAACGAGGGTTAAACGAAAATAATAACGGCCTCTTGCGTCGTGATGGTCTTAGTAAAAAGCTAGATTTTCGCGATTTACCAGACGAACTAGTCACTCAGCTAATGCATCGTCGCAACAATATCCCACGAAAATCTCTAAATTATCGTACACCATTAGAAGTATTCTTGAGTCATGTCACAGAAGAACAACTTTCACCTTTTTTCTAA
- a CDS encoding Lrp/AsnC family transcriptional regulator, translating into MDKIDRKIINLLQKNARASLKELSKECFISSPAIAARINKLERNGIITGYHTSVNMEKINFHVKAFIQVQLEPRQKQEFYPYIQQIPNVIECNCVTGDYSEIMEVVFPSTTDLDDFINTIQQRFGKTSTQIVFSTSVEHRGVKLASAKDTANSEEV; encoded by the coding sequence ATGGACAAGATCGATAGGAAGATTATTAACCTTCTTCAAAAAAACGCCCGTGCTTCTTTGAAAGAACTCTCTAAAGAATGTTTTATTTCATCACCAGCAATTGCGGCGCGAATCAATAAACTTGAACGAAATGGGATTATTACTGGCTACCATACAAGTGTTAACATGGAAAAAATCAACTTTCATGTTAAAGCTTTTATTCAGGTGCAGCTTGAGCCTCGCCAAAAACAAGAATTTTACCCCTACATTCAACAAATTCCCAATGTGATCGAATGCAACTGTGTAACTGGTGATTATTCAGAAATTATGGAAGTTGTTTTTCCTTCTACCACCGATTTAGATGACTTTATCAATACGATTCAACAACGTTTTGGAAAGACAAGTACACAAATCGTATTTAGTACAAGCGTGGAGCACCGGGGAGTTAAGTTAGCATCAGCAAAAGATACTGCCAATTCAGAAGAAGTATAA